The Nocardia sp. BMG51109 nucleotide sequence AACGAGGTCTCCACCGCCCTGTTCGAAGTATCCGGAACCAGAAGCGCCGCAGCAGACCTCAACCTCCACCAGTTCTGGCGCAACGCCCGCACCCACACCCTCCACGACCCGGTCCGCTGGAAATACCACCACCTCGGCCGAGCCCTGCTGCACGACACCCCACCTCCACTGCACGGAGTGATCTGAGCCGCGCCGGCGTCGGGTGCGGCAGGCCCCGGATTCTGCCACCGAGACAAGCTGAGCAGGTCGCTACGCGCTACCGCCCGGCCGATCCAAGAATTCCTGTACCTCTGGCGTTGCCGCGTGTGGCCGCACCGCCGTGGCGATGGCGTCCAACTTCCGCTGTAACCGTGCCGACCCCACGTTCCCGATCGTCGCGTAGTCGGCGTTCAGCAACGCGTAGGCTTGGGCCGGATCACCGTCATACCGAGCGATTTCCGAACACGGCGGATAACTTCGCCGGTCGTCATGTGCATATCAACGCCCCCAATTGTCGGTCGGTATGCCAGTTCCTCCCAAATTATTTCTCCAGGACAATATACGGACTTTCGTGTATATGGAGCCGAATCATGTATACCGATTTTCCGGTTGCTGCACACCGGCCGCCTTTTGAGGTAATCGGTCCCTATGGCGGGTTGTGACCTTCCGAAGTCCACACCACTTGTGTGGCGTCTGACTCGCCGAGCAGGTGGTCCCGGAGCCGTCGGGGGCCTCCGTGCGCCACGTTCACGAGGGTGGCGGCCTCGCGCCCGGTGAGCCCGAAGCGGTCCGCCAGGTCGAATGACACAGTCGCGGTATCGCCTGCCATCTCCACAAACAGCCGATTGCGGGCCTGCTCGGCGGCGTGAAGTTCTGCCGATGCCAACGTGAATGCCTCCGATCTGGACGACATTCGACCTCCTCGGCCGACCTCTTGGAGTTCGCCCGTTGCGTGAATAGCGGCGTGGGCACGCGCGATCCTCGTCAGCACCTCGGATACGCGGTCGGTATTCATGCGACCACGATATCCCGGGCAGTGAGCCGTTGGTCGAGTTCGTGCACCGACCGGCTATCGGCCCAAGGGGCGAGTTGGTGGCGACCCTCGATGATGGCGGCGGCGAGCCGGGGCGACCGGTTCTGGTCTGTCAGCTCCGCAGAGTGCCCGACAACATCGGCGGCTTCCTCGATCTCATCGAGTTGAATCAGAGCACGTTCCAACTCCAGCAGTGTGACCGCCCCTGTCTCGCATCGTTGCCAGCGCCTGTCGCGACGCCTCAGCCGCCGGGCGCGCGTCACCGTGGACTGCCAGGCAGTTGCCGCGATATGTGCCTCGGTGTACAGCCGGGCCGACGTTGCGTGATCGCGGGCGTCCCAGGCCAGCGATCCGGCCAGGCCGGTCCACTCGGCATACAGCGACAACACATCCGGGCGTAGACCCGGCGGGCAGTTGCTCAGCACGGCGGCCGTGAACTGCTGCTGCGCCACGACAATCGCAACGCCCGCACCCACACCCTGCACGACCCGGTCCGCTGGAAATACCACCACCTCGGCCGAGCCCTGCTGCACGACACCCCACCTCCACTGCACGGAGTGATCTGAGCCGCGCCGGCGTCGCGTGCGGTCGGGGCCCGGCTTCGGCATTCGCTAGGCGGTCCCGCTAACGCTGGCACAGAGGCCGCCTGCTATCGCCGACGACGGCGCGACACCGAGGCCGAACACGATGCGCTGGAGCATCGACTGGAGGCCATGCGGAGCGGCGAAGTCGACTCCTCGAGTCAGCGCAGGAACTCTTGCGGCACAGACGCTCTCACCACCGATCCCGTTCCTGCACCCTTTCCCGCCCACGCTCGCCCCGATCCCGCGTTATCTGTGGAGTCGGCGCGTCCCGCCGCCGTTCCTGCTCGATCGGCGTAGCCGGCCCCACGGCCAACAAGTCCACGATCTCGCGGGCCGTCGCCGGGCTGTATTGTCCGCGCTCGGCCGCCTCCCGATGCCGTTCCCGGTCCTCCGCAAGCCGGGCAGCGGCCTCCAGTCGTCGCCGATGTGCGGCGTTGCCAGCCGCTTCGAGTTCTTTCGCGCGCGCTTTTTCTCGCTCTTCCCGTTCCCGCTCCTGCTGTCCGGTCTGCTCGGGCTGCTGCTCGCGTGGTTCGAGGCCGAGTGCTGCGTTCCATTCGTCCATCCACTCACGCACCGCACGCTCTTTCGCCTGCTGAATGACCCGTTCCCGCTCGGCCCGAGTCGGAACTGTGCGTACCTCGCGTTGCCGTTCGGTCCGTTCTCGTGCCGCTTTTTCCCGGGTTTCGCGCTCCCGCGTTATCGCACGGATCTTTTCCAGCCGCTTACGGGCACGTTCGGCGCGGTTCAGTTCGTACCGCGTCCTCAATTCCAGCTGCCGGGAATCCTTTTCGTGAGCGAGTCCCTTCGCGAATGCTTCACGGGCTTGTTCCCGTGTCAGCTCGTGATGCACCACTCGGCCGCCGAATTCTCGCTGCAATGCCTTCAGCAGTTCTCGGTATTTCGGCGATATCTGCTCGCCGGCGACAGTCCGAATCCGCGCTCGAAAATCCGTCCGCGAACGGCGGGATTCTTGTACCGGTCCCGGATTTTGTCGTACTCGTCAGGCATGGTGGCACCCACCCCCCGAATGTGGTGATAAGCTCAGGTGAAAAGTATTGCCCTACATACGGTCACGTGCCGCTGCATACTCGTCGGCGAATTCGCGCATCATCTCGGCCATACCGGAGAACATGCCTCCCTCGGTCGGGTCGTAATCTTCGATCATGAGTTTCATCAACCCATAGGCGGTGTCGCCGTCGGTATCGAATCCGTATTCCAGCATCGGGTTGACGTGGTCGTAGAACGAATGTTCACGACCGAACCATTCATAGTCCTCCCAATGGGCGCCCGCGTACTTGATGAAGCACTCGCCGAGGAAACAGATGAACGCATCGGCCATATCGGCGTTCTCAGGCTTCATCGCGGTAGCCATATCCGGGAACAGTTCGGACACGACGGCATCGAGCTTCGTCAGTTCCTGCGCCCCTTCGGGCCACGGCTCGGACGGAATAGCGCGCAACCCCGCATAGTCCAAGAACTTTCGTACCTGCGCCGCCCGGCGGTCCGGGTCGAACCATTTACCCCACTCGGTTTGCTCCACTGGAACACCGAGATCCATGCCCAATTGTTCGTCGTCACCCACGTCTGATCCCCTCTGTGGTCGGTTGGCCGTCACTATATTCGTCGGTCGGTGCGACCGTCCTCATCCTCGATGCGCTCCCCGGATCTCGTCCACGCACCGAAGACCACGATCCCGCTCACGACCGCGACGACTCAGATAAGCATTGCCGCACAACGCATTCCGCCTCCAATCGCACTGGTGCCCCGGTCAGTAGGTCCGGCCCGTGTCGGGCTTGATTTCGCGAGCAGCGCCACGAGAACCGAGCAAGCCGCCGGGGCACTCATCAGTTCTCCCACGCCCGCAGGCACCACAACGGCAGCGGCGGAACGTTCCCGTCGTCCTCAGCCTCGACCGGTTCGACCTCGGCCTGGTACCTGGGATTCCAATCCCGTAGTGCCCGAAGGAGTCTCACGATCACATCCGGGCGTGCGGTGTAGACGATCGCCGGGTGCTTCGACCCGCCCGAATCGACGTGCACCAGTCGCTGCGGCAGCTTGCCGCCGTTCGTCCTGCCCATCACGCTCCCCGTCCGTCGTCGGAAGGCACCCGCCGCCGAGGAGCGTTCGCCACCGACCGGGGTCTCAGAGCTGTCGGTCGATGTGCCGGGAAGAGTGCGGCATCGACCCGGCGGCGGGGCCTGTAATAGAGCCTGATCGGCGGGAGAGAGACGGAGTGCCACCGTTTGTGGCACCCTTGGCGCCAGGGGCACTGTCCAATTGGGGATGTGAAAACGATGACCCAAACGGTCGACGGAGTCGGCGGGCACGTCAAGGAGCGGCGCAAGCTTGCCGGATTGACGCAGCAGCAACTGGCACAGCGATCGAATATTTCGCTGTCGCTGATTCGGAAAGTGGAGCAGGGCGACAAACCGGCCTCACCGGCCTTCATCAGCGCCGCCGCCCGAGCACTGAACACTGGTATCGACGACCTCACCGATCAGCCGTTCCCGCGTAACACTCGCGATGAGCAGCAGGTACATGCCGGTGTCGTGGGCATCCGCCGCGAGCTCGCGTCGTATCGCATCGAGCCGTTCGGGGACGTTCCGGTGCAGCCGATCGATAAGCTCGCGAACGAGGTAGCGACCGCATCGGCCTATCGGCATGGCGTCAAGCTCGGCGAACTCGGCCACATGTTGCCAGGGTTGCTGTCCGATCTTCGAACAGCCTGGTATTCGACATCGGGTTCCGTGCGGGAACGCGTTTTCGGGCTGGCTGCCGAGGCGTACGCCGCAACCAGCCAGGTCGTCTACAAGCTCGGCTACATTGATCTGTCCTCACTTGCCGTCGAGCGGTACGAATGGGCCGCCGCCCAGTCAGGTGACGAGCTGATGGTTCTCGCGGGCGATTACCAGCGCGCTGGAGAGCTGATCATGGGTGCCGACTGGGCCGCCTCCGAGCGGCTCCTCGAGAGCAGCCGATCACGGATCGAAGGTCAGCTCAGTGCCGGAGATCCGGCGGTACTGAGCATGTGGGGAAACCTGCATCTGAAGAGTGGCCTCGCCGCCGCTCGAGCCGGGCGGCGCGATGTCGCCGACGCGCACCTGGTCGAGGCCGCCGAGACCGCCCAGCGCATCGGCGAGGACCGAAACGATTATCAGCTCTGCTTCGGACCGACCAACGTGGATATCTGGCGGGTCGGGCTGGCCGTAGAAGGAATGGACGGCACCGAGGCAGTCAAGCGCGCACAGTCGATCAAGCTTCCGAGACAGACGCCGAAGGAGCGGGCCGGACACCACTACATCGACCTCGCCAGAGGCTTCCTGCTGCACGGAGACCGGGAGGGCGCGCTGCATTCGTTGCACATCGCCAAGCGGATCGTGCCGACACAAACCAGGTACCACCCCCAAGTCCACGAGACAGTGCGGCAGCTCGCTCGCGACGAAATACGGAGCACTGAGACCATCCGGGGCTTCGCGGCGTGGTGTGGCATCACGCCGTTCTGATCCGGCGTCCGTGCGAGCTGCCCAGGCGCACCGCTAAGTAGGGTGTAGTGAACCCCTCACCCCGGCCAACAGCGCGACCTCCTCGCGGCCGGCCCCGGCTTCCGCATTCCGCTACGTACGTTCCGTCTTTCGGTTCGTGCCTCCCCGTCATCCCGCGTCGCCGTGGTTGCTACTCGCTGGTGTCCTCGGTCTCAGCCTGGAACGTAGTCGTATCCGTCATCGAGATTCCGGGCCGCTTCACGGCCTTTGAGCGTAAGCTTGTGCAACCCCTTACGCTCTACAGCGAAGCCGTATTTCACCATCCAATTAAGCGTCCTGGAAACATGCCCTATTCGGCTTATCTCTGCGCTGTCTTTCAACTCGGCGGCGGTGTGCGCCTTGCCATCGTCCATGGCCTCGAATATCCGGCGCTTGTGCGGGGAGAAGGCATGGTTACCGTTCGGGAGGAAAGGCAACGATCCGCAGTCCTTTCGTTGTGATGTCTTCCGGCTTGACAGGTATAGGCTTAGGCTCATCTCGCACGTCTCCGGAGTCGTCCTGCGGTATTTCAAGCCCTGAATACCCCATGGTGCGGCGAATTCCGAGAAGTGACCGTTTGGCAATGCAGGACTCCTCGGTTCCCGCTGGACCGGGACAGCAATTGCGGTGTTCTGTCAACCGAGCGACGAGATTGGTGTATCCGCTGGTGTCGTCATCCCACCACCTGTAATTCCTCGTATGGTCCATTGGTTAAGCCCTCCGGCCTTGGTGAGCCCGCCGACGCTTGCGCTTGTACTCGCTCTCCTGATCCACCGTGTACACGGTCGCAATCGCGTGAAGCTCCCGAGGAATCTCGAAGCCATCGAAATGGTGCAGATTCGGAGTGAACACCGCCTCCACCTCGAGATGTTTCACCACGTTGGTCAGGCGTTCCATCGGCCGATCGGTGTGGACGCCGAAGGCCACGATCTTGAGAAGGTTGTAGCCCAGACGTCTTGCACGCGAACGGATCCGTTCCTCATCGGCCATCTGACGAAACCCGGACACATCCCGATCCACGTAGCCGACAGCCCCGGGGCTCCCGAAGATTCCCCCCAAGCTCATGACAGCCCGTCCTCGGAGGTTGGCCTCCAGGCCCCGGGGGCCACTACACCCCGGGGCCCGGAAGATTCCGAATCCCACGCCTCCAATCCGTCGCGCGTCCGTCGCAGGAGTTCCGGCGTGACCTCATCGAAGGATCTCGGGATCTCATCCGGTTCCAGCCGCAGCAGTAGATCCGCCAGGACGGGAGGGCCGAACACTTCCATGCTCTCGCCCGGATCTCGTTGTGCACCTTCGTATCTGGGGTAGATCATCGTTGACCCCCTGGTCCTCGATGCTGGTGTGTAAGGTGTACCCGGCTCGGCTGGATGGGATTGCATGTCGCGAGCCGGATACGTTCGGATCAAACCCTTGAAGACTGTTTTTTAATGATCCCGTGTAGGAAATCCTGCGGCACGCTACGAGAACCAGTTCCCACGGGAAAAATGGTGGGGCGTCACGGATAGCTCACTCTCCACCGCTCGTTGTAGGCGAGCGGTGCCGAGTTGAGGACGATCTCGGTCCACCCTGTCGCCCACTCGGCCGCATCGACCACGGCCGCGTGCACCGCATCACCTACCGACTCACAACTGCGCAGAACCTCGTACGCGCGGACGAACGACATCGCCATCTGGTCGATATAGGCGCCGAGTGACGGCACCCGCGTCGACTCGTGCACATGCTCGGTCGCCCATGCATCGATCGCCGAAATCGCTTGGCGGCGCGTTACTGCCATGCCTGGTACCGCGCACCGCTGCCGGTGTAGTCGACCCAATCGATACGCATACAGCGCGACCGGATGCGCATTCGCGGGGCTCCCGCTGAAGAACGCCGCTTCCAGCACATGCCAATCCGGCAAACCGTCGTCCTGCTCAGTGGCCGAAACATTCGTGCCGACCCCGCCGCCGCGCCCGGCGAACCGATTCAGATCCCCGTACGCGTTTTTCATGCACTTCAGCATTGGCGCAGGTCCGCAGACTGGGAACCGCCTGTGCACTGAACCGCACCGCCCCTTTGCCGAACTTCAGCACCACCCTGTGCTGCGGCGTCGTTGAGCGGTGGAACACTGGCGGCATGGAACTCAACGGTGCACCGGTCACACTCACCGACCTGGCTCCTCTGGGGCTGGTCGGCTACGGGCACTTTACGTCGATGCGTGTGGAGGACGGCTCGACCCGAGGATTCTCGCTGCATCTGGACCGGCTCACCCGCGACTGCCGCGAGGTATTCGACATCGAACTCGATCCCGACCGCGTACGTGAGCACATCCGCCACGCGCTGCGTGGTGTCACCGAACCGGTTACCGTGCGGGTTACCGTGTACGACCCGGCCATACCGCTTGGTCATCCGGGCGCAACCGCGAGTCCGCAGCTGCTGGTCACTATGCGCAACGCCCCGTCCGCGCCGCAAGAGCCACTGACTCTGCAGGCGATGGTCTACGCTCGTGACTTGCCCAGGGTGAAGCACACCGGTCTGTTCGGTGCCCTGCATCATCGTGCCAACGCGCAGCGGGCGGGGTTCGACGATGCCGTGTTCACTCGGCCCGACGGCACAATTGCCGAAATTACCACCAGCAACATCGGATTCATCACTGACGAAGGCCAGTTGGTCTGGCCTTGTGCCGACATGTTGGTCGGCACCACCATGCGGTTGCTAGCACGAGCTCGCGACGAGGATGTCGTCACCGAGCCGGTGACGCTGGACCGGCTCGGAGAGTTCGTCGGGGCGGTGGCGACCAATGCGGCGGTCGGAGTGCGCGCGGTGTCCCGCATCGACGACATGTGGTGGCCGGCCGACCACGAACTGATCGAAACCCTGCGTAAGGATTACAAATCCATTCCGCCGGAGCGGATCTGACCAGCGGCTCGTCCCGGCGGTAGTTAGGCTGATGCGCCAAGACGAGGGAAAGGGGCGTCACAAGCGATGGTCGGCCTGATTCGGCCCTGGACCGGAGCCGAAACACGCGCGCTGCGTGACGCACGGCGGATGAGCCTGCGTCAGTTCGCCGCACACCTAGGGGTGAATGAGCGCCTGGTATCGAAATGGGAAGCTGGCGGGGACGAGATAACGCCACGGCCAGTCAACCAGGAAGCTCTCGATACCTCCCTGGCCAGGCTGACCGCCGACGAATCCGCGCGATTCACCGAACTCGTGCCACCGGAAGCGATCGGCAACGACCGCGATATCGACGCCTTCAGCCAGCCGCCCCGAACCCGTCACCCAGTCGATGGCAAATGGATCATCTGGATCCCCGAAGGAGTCTATCTGTCCGGGCCACAAGACAAACCCGAATGGGTGCCCGGTTTCTGGATCGACACCTTTCCTGTCACAAACCGTGACTATTCCCGATTCGTTGCCGCCACCGGCTACACACCGCCTCGGCACTGGCCGGACGGGTGCCCACCACCGGAGATCGACGAACATCCCGTCGTGTGGGTAACCCACGACGACGCCACCATCTACGCACAGTGGGCGCACAAACGGCTCCCCGACAGTCTGGAATGGGAGAAAGCCGCACGCGGCACCCGCGGCAATATGTACCCTTGGGGAAACCAGGCCACCCCCGCGAAATGCAACGTACGCGGCAGCGGCCCCGGAAAAACCACACCTGTCGACAATTACAAGAGCGGTGTCAGTCCATTCGGCGCCTTCGACATGTGCGGCAACGTGTGGGAATGGCAAGCAAGCGAAACCACCGGCGGCAGGTACGAACTCAAAGGCAGCGCCTTCACCTCCCCTTTCGATCGAGCAGCACCCGCAGCCCACAACGACGCCGACCACACAATGTGTGACGACGACACCGGATTCCGGTGTGCCACCTTCGATCTAAATGAATGAGATCCGGGTCGCGGATGACTCGATACTGAACTAGAAGCCGTTCGAGGTCCTCGCGCCGCGAGCCGCTCGCCCACCGCCGCCCTCGCAATGGTCCGTCCGTCCTCTTCGGTCGGTGTCGTGGAGGTGACTGTCCACACCGGCGCTGTGGTCATGGCAGCCACCCTAGACGCATCGAAGACTTCATCGGTCCTGTCCGCTTGGTGCGGTCATGGCTGACGAGATATTTTGCAGGCAAGCGGTATTCGGCAGTGAGCGGCAAGATGCCGAGCCGGATACGTGGGTGGGCGATGGTTTTCGGTCAGGTGGTCGAGCTGTCCGGGCATCGCCGCGTCGTCGCCGACGGTGCGGCTCGGCAACGCCCCTCGGGTGCTTGCACCCTTGCGGAAACGGAGTATCTCTCCGTATAGTTGCGGCTGAAAACGGAGAATTCTCTCCGGTAC carries:
- a CDS encoding helix-turn-helix domain-containing protein yields the protein MTQTVDGVGGHVKERRKLAGLTQQQLAQRSNISLSLIRKVEQGDKPASPAFISAAARALNTGIDDLTDQPFPRNTRDEQQVHAGVVGIRRELASYRIEPFGDVPVQPIDKLANEVATASAYRHGVKLGELGHMLPGLLSDLRTAWYSTSGSVRERVFGLAAEAYAATSQVVYKLGYIDLSSLAVERYEWAAAQSGDELMVLAGDYQRAGELIMGADWAASERLLESSRSRIEGQLSAGDPAVLSMWGNLHLKSGLAAARAGRRDVADAHLVEAAETAQRIGEDRNDYQLCFGPTNVDIWRVGLAVEGMDGTEAVKRAQSIKLPRQTPKERAGHHYIDLARGFLLHGDREGALHSLHIAKRIVPTQTRYHPQVHETVRQLARDEIRSTETIRGFAAWCGITPF
- a CDS encoding aminotransferase class IV family protein; this translates as MELNGAPVTLTDLAPLGLVGYGHFTSMRVEDGSTRGFSLHLDRLTRDCREVFDIELDPDRVREHIRHALRGVTEPVTVRVTVYDPAIPLGHPGATASPQLLVTMRNAPSAPQEPLTLQAMVYARDLPRVKHTGLFGALHHRANAQRAGFDDAVFTRPDGTIAEITTSNIGFITDEGQLVWPCADMLVGTTMRLLARARDEDVVTEPVTLDRLGEFVGAVATNAAVGVRAVSRIDDMWWPADHELIETLRKDYKSIPPERI
- a CDS encoding SUMF1/EgtB/PvdO family nonheme iron enzyme, which produces MVGLIRPWTGAETRALRDARRMSLRQFAAHLGVNERLVSKWEAGGDEITPRPVNQEALDTSLARLTADESARFTELVPPEAIGNDRDIDAFSQPPRTRHPVDGKWIIWIPEGVYLSGPQDKPEWVPGFWIDTFPVTNRDYSRFVAATGYTPPRHWPDGCPPPEIDEHPVVWVTHDDATIYAQWAHKRLPDSLEWEKAARGTRGNMYPWGNQATPAKCNVRGSGPGKTTPVDNYKSGVSPFGAFDMCGNVWEWQASETTGGRYELKGSAFTSPFDRAAPAAHNDADHTMCDDDTGFRCATFDLNE